Part of the Nostoc sp. ATCC 53789 genome, ACCGGGGCATCCACAGGCCCTCACCTGCACTTTGAAGTCCGCCACCTAACACCTAACGGTTGGGTTGCTACTGACCCAGGCGTGGAATTACAAAGCGCCCTCAGCCAGTTAGTAAGAGGCTTGCAAACCGCCCAGGTAAGCCAAGAACCAGGCAGCTAGAAGAAGCTGAGGGGCAGGGGAGCAGGGGAAGCAGGGGGAGCAGGGGAAGAATAACTAATGCCCCATTCCCCATTCCCAATTCCCAATTCCCAATTACAAATACCCGTGTTCTGCTAAGAATGCGGGTGTAATGCCATCTAAACTTGTTTCATCATGGGCTGTAGTGTTTGGGTTGCCAGAGTAAAGGAATTTTTCGACGTATTTGCCGAGAATATCCCCTTCTAAATTCACCAAACTCCCAGCAACCAAATAGCGAAGATTTGTCTCGCTGTATGTGAGGGGAATTACCGCCACCTTGAACTGAGAGAGTTCTGAGTCATAAGCGGCTACTGTGAGACTGATGCCGTTGACAGCTATACTACCTTTGGGGACAATGTATCGTGCGATCGCAACGGAAGCAATAAAGGTCATTTCCCAAGAACTAGCCGTTTGTTCTGCCACTAGCAATCGACCGATGCCATCTACATGACCCATCACAAAATGACCGCCAACTTTGCTGCCCACCTTTAGCGACGCTTCTAAATTGACATATCTCTGTTGCGTTTGCTCACCTCCCAACGTCGTGCGGCGTAGTGTTTCCGGTGAAGCTGTGGCGATAAACCCGTCTTTTAAAACTTTTTCCACTGTCAAGCAAACGCCATCTACTGCAACACTGTCACCATAAGCCAAATCCTGCATAATTACTTCACCAGAATGGCTCACACAAGTAATTTGCCAAGAATCGCCCCCCAAGGGTTCTATTGTTCCTAATGCTTGGATTAATCCTGTAAACACGGCTTTTTTGTCAAACTAACTCTATTTATTGCCTAAATTTGCCTGAAATGAATTGGTAATTGTCACAGAAATGTTGAACATCCAAGTATATTTTCTAACTTTTTTTCGTATAGGAATATTAACACATTAGCATCCTTCACAAGGCATACTTGGGTAAGAAGGTTATTGTCTAAGAAGACCAATTTGACTTACTCTGGTTTTCACCACAAGTTCGGAGTTTAATAGAAGCAATTATAGAGAACGAATGCTTATGTTTATTACTGTCACCAAACCGCCTAAAAAGGGGTACTATTTGTTACACAGCATCCAAGGCTCTCAAAGCATTGTAGAGGCTTAGGCAATGATTGAAATGAAAGTCGCTGGCATAGCATTAGATGCCATAACCCGCAGCCCGATCGTCCTTTTGAAAGATTCTTCAGATCGGCGGGCTTTGCCAATTTATATTGGTCAGGAACAGGCTAGGGCAATTATGGGCGCACTGGAGAATCAAAAGCCTCCCAGACCCTTAACCCACGACCTGATTGTGAATCTTCTAGAGACTTGGAATATGACTCTAGAAAAGGTGATCATTCATTCCCTGCAAAAGGATACATTCTATGCGGCTTTAATTGTCCAGCAAGGCGAGGTCAAAAAAGAAATTGACGCACGTCCTAGCGATGCGATCGCCATTGCTCTCCGTACAAATACCCCTATCTGGGTAATGGAAGAAGTGATTGCCGATGCTTCTATCCCTGTTGACCGCGATGCAGATGAAGCCGAACAGCAAGCCTTCCGTGAATTTATTTCTAATCTCCGTCCTGAAGATTTGATCAAGCGCTTTGGTAATGGCGACAGCTAGGAGAGTGCTGAGTACTGAGTGCTGAGAAAGAATAGAGAATCTAAAAAATAAGTTCTTTATTCTTTCTTTTTTACCTTTCATTTTGTACAGACAATATTAATTGTCTTTCTACTCAGTACGGGCTAAACGCCCCGCTATCGCTAACAGCACTCCCCACTCAGCACTGAAATTGATGCAATACCGACGCTTTGGGAAAACGAATCTGCACCTCTCGGTTTTCTCTTTGGGAACAATGCGCTACTTAGCTTCTTTTGAAAATGCTCACCAGATCATTGAACAAGCCTTAGCGTTAGGAATTAATCATCTAGAAACCGCCAGAGGTTACGGCAAAAGTGAGGAGTATCTTGGTAGGGCATTAAAAGCTGGGTTATCAGTACCCCGAACGAAGCTTTACATCACTACCAAAATCTCAGCCACAGTAGATGCTGACACCATGCGTCGGTGCATCGACGAATCCCTAGAACGATTACAGCTAGATTATTTAGATTGCTTAGGCATTCATGGCTTGAATACTTGGCAACATTTGGAGTGGGTGCAAGCCAAAAATGGTTGTATGCAAGCCGTAGAGGAAGCTGTTGGTGATGGTCGAGTGCGCCACATTGGTTTTTCCAGCCACGGGTCATTAGAGCTAATTCAGGCAGCTATAAAAACAGATTTTTTTGAGTTTGTCAATTTGCATTATTACTATTTTTTTCAACGGCACGCACTAGCAATTCAACTAGCTGCCGAAAAAGATATGGGCATTTTCATTATTTCCCCTGCTGACAAAGGAGGAAAGCTGTATACGCCACCCCAAACTCTAAAAGACTTGTGTCAGCCGTATTCCCCCTTAGAACTAAGCCATCGTTTTTTACTTGCTGACAACCGTATTAATACCTTAAGTATAGGGCCAAGCAGCCCAGATGAATTAATAGAACCTTTGCAAGTTGCTGACCATGATGGAGATCTAAAATCAGCAGAAATTTCTGCTTTCCAGAGGTTAGAAAATCACCAAAAATTTGCTTTGGGAACTGATAAATGTAGCCAATGTTATGCTTGTTTGCCCTGTCCAGAAAATATCAATATTCCAGAGGTATTGCGGTTACGTAATCTCGCAGTAGCATACGATATGAAAGACTATGGACAATATCGTTACGGAATGTTTGAAAATGCTGGTCATTGGTTCCCTGGAATGAAAGGCGATCGCTGTACAGAATGCGGAGACTGTTTACCTCGGTGTCCAGAAAAGTTAGATATTCCAGCTTTATTGTCAGATACTCACCAAAAATTAAGTGGGAAAGCAGGTCGGAGGTTGTGGGGATAAAAATGTAAGCGTGAGAGTCACCACTTAGTCGCACACCCGTCATTCTGGCTCCTAAGTTCTAACTTCTTTTTTGGTAAAATTAATAAAGATTAAATAAAGTCAGGAAGATCCGCCCAAGCTGGGGTATCTTGTCCAAAAAAAGATGAAAATTAAAAAAAAAGAAATATCCTACGCCAATCCCTAACCGTTTTCCGCTACAGTGGACGGGCTGTGAACTTGGTATGGACTACTAGCAGATCGCTTACCATTCTGCTGGCGAGTTTAACTTTAGTGGCTGGTCTTTTACCGGCGGCAATATCCTACATCAGTAAATTAATCGTTGATGCAGTGGTATTTGCCTCTCAAGTCAACTCACAAAATAATGGTTTTGTCAATATTTATCCTTCCCTATTTTATGTAGGATTAGAAGCGATCGCTGTAATTCTACTAGCAGGTGGTCAACGGGGAATCCTCATTTGCCAGTCATTATTGCGGGCGCTAATGGGTCAGCGAGTGAATGTACTCATCTTAGAAAAGGCGCTGACTCTGGATCTTAGGCAGTTTGAAGACTCAGAATTTTAT contains:
- a CDS encoding aldo/keto reductase codes for the protein MQYRRFGKTNLHLSVFSLGTMRYLASFENAHQIIEQALALGINHLETARGYGKSEEYLGRALKAGLSVPRTKLYITTKISATVDADTMRRCIDESLERLQLDYLDCLGIHGLNTWQHLEWVQAKNGCMQAVEEAVGDGRVRHIGFSSHGSLELIQAAIKTDFFEFVNLHYYYFFQRHALAIQLAAEKDMGIFIISPADKGGKLYTPPQTLKDLCQPYSPLELSHRFLLADNRINTLSIGPSSPDELIEPLQVADHDGDLKSAEISAFQRLENHQKFALGTDKCSQCYACLPCPENINIPEVLRLRNLAVAYDMKDYGQYRYGMFENAGHWFPGMKGDRCTECGDCLPRCPEKLDIPALLSDTHQKLSGKAGRRLWG
- a CDS encoding bifunctional nuclease family protein — its product is MIEMKVAGIALDAITRSPIVLLKDSSDRRALPIYIGQEQARAIMGALENQKPPRPLTHDLIVNLLETWNMTLEKVIIHSLQKDTFYAALIVQQGEVKKEIDARPSDAIAIALRTNTPIWVMEEVIADASIPVDRDADEAEQQAFREFISNLRPEDLIKRFGNGDS
- a CDS encoding riboflavin synthase, with product MFTGLIQALGTIEPLGGDSWQITCVSHSGEVIMQDLAYGDSVAVDGVCLTVEKVLKDGFIATASPETLRRTTLGGEQTQQRYVNLEASLKVGSKVGGHFVMGHVDGIGRLLVAEQTASSWEMTFIASVAIARYIVPKGSIAVNGISLTVAAYDSELSQFKVAVIPLTYSETNLRYLVAGSLVNLEGDILGKYVEKFLYSGNPNTTAHDETSLDGITPAFLAEHGYL